The following proteins are co-located in the Dietzia timorensis genome:
- a CDS encoding ABC transporter ATP-binding protein produces the protein MSHSLSEKTQAGAGGTPAASARELYKVYGTGDTEVRALDGISVDFSSGQFTAIMGPSGSGKSTLMHCLAGLDRPSAGSVRIGETELTGMKDKKLTEIRRDEIGFVFQSFNLVPTLTARENITLPAGIAGRKVDQQWFDQVIDRLGLAGRLDHRPAEMSGGQQQRVACARALVGRPRILFGDEPTGNLDSNSSAEVLSILRSAVDDYSQTVVIVTHDPRAASYADRVLFLADGKLRHELASPTSDAILDAMRALEEI, from the coding sequence ATGAGCCATTCCCTTTCCGAAAAGACGCAGGCCGGCGCCGGCGGAACCCCGGCCGCCAGCGCCCGAGAACTGTACAAGGTATACGGCACAGGCGATACCGAGGTCCGCGCGCTCGACGGCATCAGCGTCGATTTCTCGAGCGGACAGTTCACGGCGATCATGGGGCCCTCCGGGTCCGGAAAATCCACTCTCATGCATTGCCTGGCGGGCCTCGACCGCCCGTCGGCGGGCTCGGTGCGCATCGGCGAGACCGAGCTGACCGGCATGAAGGACAAGAAGCTCACCGAGATCCGTCGCGACGAGATCGGCTTCGTGTTCCAGAGCTTCAATCTCGTCCCGACCCTGACGGCGCGCGAGAACATCACGCTGCCCGCCGGCATCGCCGGCCGCAAGGTCGACCAGCAGTGGTTCGACCAAGTGATCGACCGACTCGGCCTCGCCGGACGTCTCGACCACCGCCCGGCGGAAATGTCCGGTGGGCAGCAGCAGCGCGTCGCCTGTGCCCGCGCGCTCGTCGGCCGCCCTCGCATCCTCTTCGGGGACGAGCCGACCGGCAACCTCGACTCGAACAGCTCGGCCGAGGTGCTCTCGATCCTGCGCTCGGCGGTGGATGATTATTCGCAGACCGTCGTAATCGTCACCCACGACCCTCGCGCGGCCTCCTACGCCGATCGCGTGCTGTTCCTTGCGGACGGCAAGCTTCGCCACGAACTCGCCTCGCCGACGTCCGACGCCATCCTCGACGCGATGCGTGCGCTGGAGGAGATCTAA
- a CDS encoding GNAT family N-acetyltransferase encodes MPEQTAERIEVQRNDEAGRYEITVDGDVAGFADFHDDGGVRIMPHTVIDPAYGGRGLGGTLVRFALDDTRAAGFTVAPHCSFVDAFMTKNPEYADLRA; translated from the coding sequence ATGCCAGAACAGACCGCGGAACGCATCGAGGTGCAGCGCAACGACGAGGCGGGCCGCTACGAGATCACGGTCGATGGGGACGTGGCCGGCTTCGCCGACTTTCACGATGACGGCGGAGTACGGATCATGCCCCACACGGTCATCGATCCCGCGTACGGAGGACGTGGCCTCGGCGGAACGCTCGTGCGCTTCGCGCTCGACGACACCCGCGCGGCCGGTTTCACGGTCGCCCCGCACTGTTCGTTCGTCGATGCATTCATGACGAAGAACCCCGAGTACGCCGACCTGCGGGCATAG
- a CDS encoding pseudouridine synthase, with protein MPRPKPLPPRAGIDAVRFRLPDPPARDAIETELIRAFPERAEEIRRGLAAGEVVDRHGNPVGEYARPVKGEDVWLHLAPPPEPEVPGTLEVVYRDGDMVVVDKPHFLATTPRAGHIRQTALVWARVATGEDELVPAHRLDRGTAGLVVMAVHPRVRGALAGQFQRRAVNKRYLAVTKLPEGAPRAFERRSRIFKQHGILQGAEVAGEPNAHTRGRLLSEAEGPEGRLGLWLLEPTTGQTHQLRIHLHALGMPIVGDDLYPCIRGVEHEDFSAPLQLLAAGLECSHPVGGQRMRFTSARRLSAWTGRWATEAEIWVGTVSGEI; from the coding sequence ATGCCCCGACCGAAGCCTCTGCCGCCGCGTGCCGGGATCGACGCGGTCCGGTTTCGGCTGCCCGATCCGCCGGCGCGGGACGCGATCGAGACCGAGCTCATCCGTGCGTTCCCTGAACGCGCCGAGGAGATCCGTCGCGGACTCGCAGCGGGCGAGGTCGTCGATCGCCACGGAAATCCGGTCGGTGAATACGCGCGTCCGGTCAAGGGGGAGGACGTGTGGTTGCACCTCGCGCCTCCCCCGGAACCCGAGGTACCCGGAACGCTGGAGGTGGTCTACCGAGATGGGGATATGGTCGTCGTCGACAAACCGCATTTCCTCGCGACCACCCCTCGCGCCGGGCACATCCGGCAGACGGCGCTCGTGTGGGCGCGCGTGGCGACCGGGGAGGACGAGCTCGTGCCGGCGCATCGCCTGGACCGCGGCACGGCGGGTCTCGTGGTCATGGCTGTGCATCCGCGCGTGCGCGGCGCGCTGGCGGGGCAATTCCAGCGGCGCGCCGTCAACAAGCGGTATTTGGCTGTTACCAAGCTTCCGGAGGGTGCTCCGCGCGCTTTCGAGAGGCGATCGCGGATCTTCAAACAACACGGGATCCTGCAGGGGGCCGAAGTCGCGGGTGAGCCCAACGCGCACACCCGTGGGCGCTTACTCTCCGAGGCCGAGGGGCCGGAGGGGCGGCTCGGGCTGTGGCTGCTCGAGCCGACCACGGGGCAGACACACCAGCTGCGCATCCACCTGCACGCCCTCGGAATGCCCATCGTCGGCGACGACCTCTACCCCTGTATACGAGGCGTAGAGCACGAGGATTTCTCCGCCCCGCTGCAGCTACTCGCAGCGGGCCTGGAGTGCTCGCACCCGGTCGGCGGGCAGCGCATGCGCTTCACCTCCGCACGCCGATTGAGTGCCTGGACCGGTCGCTGGGCCACCGAAGCTGAGATCTGGGTAGGGACGGTCTCAGGGGAGATTTAG
- a CDS encoding ABC transporter substrate-binding protein encodes MSQFTRRSFIGLVGATGAAVGLSACAGSGGGGNGGGGGEEGDANRVIFWSNHPGTSKDLELEIIEAYKEVAPDITVELIDAGKDYEEVAQKFNAALSGGGLPDVIVGSDVNWFNFALNGQFAKVNELWDAAEEFDKDDYVESLLGDYELDGDNYGIPFARSTVIFYYNKELWEQAGLPDRGPETWDEFAEWAPRLRDVLEGDARPIAMYNGANYLDWTIQNLLWENDGGFSEEWDLTFTKPETISGLEYLVKLNDDDHLILSDDSIVEFSAGIAACAVASTGSISSVKEQAGFEWGTAFLPGAAENDSCPTGGAGVAIPAGISDERKANAMNFIAFLTNPENTAKFAQGTGYMPVRKSATESAEVKAYLEETPQAKTAIDQLPHTRPQDYARVFVPNPGTRIGGALDKILAGSDITSTMEALQDETQNIIDTQIEPLLGN; translated from the coding sequence ATGAGTCAGTTCACTCGACGCTCGTTCATCGGCCTCGTGGGCGCTACGGGGGCCGCAGTCGGCCTGTCTGCATGCGCCGGATCCGGAGGCGGCGGTAATGGCGGCGGGGGAGGCGAAGAGGGCGACGCGAACCGCGTCATCTTCTGGTCCAACCACCCCGGCACCTCGAAGGATCTCGAACTCGAGATCATCGAGGCATACAAGGAGGTAGCACCGGACATCACCGTCGAGCTCATCGACGCGGGCAAAGACTACGAAGAGGTCGCCCAGAAGTTCAATGCGGCTCTGTCCGGCGGCGGCCTCCCCGACGTGATCGTCGGCTCCGACGTCAACTGGTTCAACTTCGCCCTCAACGGGCAGTTCGCAAAAGTCAACGAGCTGTGGGACGCCGCCGAGGAGTTCGACAAGGACGACTACGTCGAGTCGCTGCTCGGCGACTACGAGCTCGACGGCGACAATTATGGCATCCCGTTCGCCCGCTCGACCGTGATCTTCTACTACAACAAGGAACTGTGGGAGCAGGCCGGTCTTCCCGACCGCGGCCCCGAAACCTGGGACGAGTTCGCCGAATGGGCACCGCGCCTGCGTGATGTGCTCGAAGGCGACGCGCGTCCGATCGCGATGTACAACGGCGCGAACTACCTCGACTGGACGATCCAGAACCTGCTGTGGGAGAACGACGGCGGCTTCTCCGAGGAATGGGATCTCACCTTCACCAAGCCCGAGACGATCTCCGGCCTCGAATACCTCGTCAAGCTCAACGACGACGACCACCTCATCCTCTCCGACGACTCGATCGTCGAGTTCTCGGCGGGAATCGCCGCCTGCGCAGTGGCGTCGACCGGCTCGATCTCCTCTGTCAAGGAGCAGGCGGGCTTCGAGTGGGGCACCGCGTTCCTGCCGGGTGCCGCGGAGAATGACTCCTGCCCGACCGGCGGTGCCGGCGTCGCTATCCCTGCCGGCATCTCCGACGAGCGCAAGGCCAACGCGATGAACTTCATCGCGTTCCTCACCAACCCCGAGAACACCGCGAAGTTCGCGCAGGGCACGGGCTACATGCCGGTGCGCAAGTCCGCGACCGAGTCGGCGGAAGTCAAGGCGTACCTGGAAGAGACTCCACAGGCCAAGACCGCTATCGACCAGCTTCCGCACACCCGCCCACAGGACTACGCGCGCGTATTCGTACCGAACCCGGGCACGCGCATCGGCGGAGCTCTCGACAAGATCCTTGCCGGCTCCGATATCACCTCGACGATGGAGGCGCTGCAGGACGAAACGCAGAACATCATCGACACCCAGATCGAGCCGTTGCTCGGTAATTGA
- a CDS encoding DUF2020 domain-containing protein — MRIHSGHRPARSFAVASVALVAGALLAGCNDGGGADSQASDDAEYGEIVTAAPEAPDSEEGFRQPAPTEDADCPYLSAEEAAELTGEMVDKTQIDPAYDPPACFFGTQDGAVSLMVSVETVESADEAVRLVDEVVPPDSTERADVEGGWTGGKNASEAGATLAVYREDQVFTVQATQGRSEAVQSVADTVIPRL; from the coding sequence ATGCGTATCCACTCGGGACATCGCCCCGCCCGCTCATTCGCAGTTGCCTCGGTGGCTCTCGTCGCAGGCGCGCTGCTCGCCGGTTGTAATGACGGCGGAGGTGCCGATTCGCAGGCCTCCGACGATGCCGAGTACGGCGAGATCGTTACCGCGGCTCCGGAGGCTCCGGATTCGGAAGAGGGGTTTCGCCAGCCGGCGCCCACCGAGGATGCGGACTGTCCCTACCTGTCGGCGGAGGAAGCCGCGGAGCTCACAGGGGAGATGGTCGACAAGACTCAGATCGACCCTGCCTACGATCCGCCGGCGTGCTTCTTCGGCACGCAAGACGGGGCGGTGTCGCTCATGGTGTCGGTCGAGACCGTCGAATCCGCGGACGAGGCGGTGCGCCTCGTGGACGAGGTCGTGCCCCCGGACTCGACCGAACGCGCCGACGTCGAGGGCGGTTGGACCGGCGGGAAGAACGCCTCGGAAGCCGGGGCGACGCTCGCGGTGTACCGCGAGGATCAGGTCTTCACCGTGCAGGCGACGCAGGGACGTTCGGAGGCCGTGCAGTCCGTCGCCGATACCGTGATTCCGCGCCTGTAG
- a CDS encoding class E sortase — protein sequence MHPGRRLVLVGEVLITLGVVLAGYVFYQVVWTNRASATLQSAASERLEEAWRAPENPRAVSLADDGDEPVPFVRIRIPEFGGDFDYAVVSGVTDADLDAGPGHYPESQGPGEAGNFALAGHRVGRGAPFNALGRLAVCDAIIIETADTWLDYRVLPTIGGEFGDAPDPAAAKDAASACMPRDIIDRLSTEYVNVPGRQIVAPSHTDVLDPIPGREATQESRQLPLLTLTTCHPQFSAAERLIVHAVLVDTTDKSDGGPPPALEGR from the coding sequence GTGCACCCAGGTCGCCGCCTGGTCCTCGTCGGCGAGGTGCTCATCACGCTCGGCGTCGTGCTCGCCGGTTACGTGTTCTACCAGGTCGTCTGGACAAACCGCGCCTCGGCAACGCTGCAGTCCGCCGCCTCCGAGCGGCTGGAGGAGGCGTGGCGAGCACCCGAGAATCCGCGCGCGGTCTCCCTCGCCGATGACGGCGACGAGCCCGTGCCCTTCGTGCGTATCCGGATACCGGAGTTCGGCGGCGATTTCGACTACGCCGTCGTCTCCGGTGTCACCGACGCCGATCTCGACGCCGGGCCGGGCCACTATCCGGAGTCCCAGGGGCCCGGCGAGGCCGGGAACTTCGCGCTCGCCGGGCACAGGGTCGGACGCGGGGCACCGTTCAATGCCCTCGGCCGGCTCGCCGTGTGCGACGCGATCATCATCGAGACCGCCGACACCTGGCTCGACTACCGCGTACTCCCCACCATCGGCGGGGAGTTCGGCGACGCACCGGACCCTGCCGCCGCGAAGGATGCCGCGTCCGCGTGCATGCCCCGCGACATCATCGACCGCCTGAGCACCGAGTACGTGAACGTGCCCGGCCGGCAGATCGTCGCCCCCTCGCACACCGATGTCCTCGACCCGATCCCCGGCCGCGAGGCAACGCAGGAATCGCGACAGCTGCCGCTGCTCACGCTGACCACCTGCCACCCGCAGTTCTCCGCCGCCGAGCGCCTCATCGTCCATGCGGTGCTGGTGGACACCACAGACAAGTCTGACGGCGGACCTCCGCCCGCGCTGGAGGGCAGGTAG
- a CDS encoding carbohydrate ABC transporter permease produces MVLTLLIVGIPLYWVLSNSFKTPDQVFRVPPLWWPESFTASNYPRVFSESPFGQYMLNSVIITSILAAIKIVLGVISAYAFAYLRFPGRGAVFMLVLAALMVPNQITVISNYALVSQLGWINTFQGIIIPLAGVAFGTFLMRNHFMSLPYEIIEAARMDGASHMRLLFRIILPMSWPTLVAFALITVVNEWNEYLWPFLVASDDSVAPIQVGLTRLVNTDSGFTDWPLVMAATVLTVIPILVVFLFLQRYMIKGLTSGAVKG; encoded by the coding sequence ATGGTTCTCACCCTGCTCATCGTCGGGATTCCTCTGTACTGGGTGCTGTCGAACTCCTTCAAGACGCCCGATCAGGTGTTCCGCGTTCCGCCTCTGTGGTGGCCGGAATCGTTCACGGCCAGCAACTACCCGAGGGTGTTCTCCGAGTCGCCATTCGGGCAGTACATGCTCAACTCGGTCATCATCACCTCGATCCTCGCGGCGATCAAGATCGTGCTCGGTGTGATCAGCGCCTACGCCTTCGCCTACCTGCGGTTCCCCGGCAGAGGCGCGGTGTTCATGCTCGTACTGGCCGCGCTGATGGTGCCGAACCAGATCACCGTGATCTCGAACTATGCGCTCGTGTCCCAGCTCGGCTGGATCAACACATTTCAGGGCATCATCATCCCGCTGGCCGGCGTCGCCTTCGGCACGTTCCTCATGAGGAACCACTTCATGTCTTTGCCCTACGAGATCATCGAGGCAGCTCGCATGGACGGCGCGAGCCACATGCGCCTGCTGTTCCGCATCATCTTGCCGATGAGCTGGCCAACCCTCGTCGCTTTCGCGCTCATCACGGTGGTCAACGAGTGGAACGAATACCTGTGGCCCTTCCTCGTCGCTTCCGATGATTCGGTCGCGCCGATCCAGGTGGGGCTGACGCGCCTGGTCAACACAGATTCCGGCTTCACGGATTGGCCGCTGGTGATGGCGGCCACCGTCCTCACCGTCATCCCGATCCTCGTGGTCTTCCTGTTCCTCCAGCGATACATGATCAAGGGATTGACTTCCGGCGCCGTCAAGGGCTGA
- a CDS encoding carbohydrate ABC transporter permease, whose product MLLGIFTYRPLLDNIRLSFFSWNISSPNPPKFVGFDNYTEWFDGLVNGGHSWTVVSNTIIFTATTVIGSMVLGLALAMLLDQQIKGRGLVRSAVFAPYVIAGAAIGIAFQFIFDPRFGLISGMLGSLGIKSPDFYQDPNWALFMVTMTFLWKNLGYAFVIYLAALQAKPAELYEAAEIDRASGWTVFRRVTLPMLRPTTFFLSITVMLNSLQVFDIIYVMTRGGPQGNGTTTMVFQVYQETFVNYRAGYGATVATIMFLILLVITVLQVRSMDRGNTK is encoded by the coding sequence GTGCTGTTGGGCATCTTCACCTATCGTCCCCTGCTGGATAACATCCGGCTGTCGTTCTTCAGTTGGAACATCTCGTCCCCGAACCCACCCAAGTTCGTCGGGTTCGACAACTACACCGAATGGTTCGATGGGCTCGTCAACGGTGGGCATTCGTGGACGGTCGTATCCAACACGATCATCTTCACCGCAACGACCGTTATCGGCTCGATGGTGCTCGGGCTCGCGCTCGCGATGCTCCTCGACCAGCAGATCAAGGGGCGCGGCCTCGTGCGGTCCGCGGTGTTCGCCCCCTATGTCATCGCCGGCGCCGCGATCGGCATCGCCTTCCAGTTCATCTTCGATCCCCGATTCGGGCTGATCTCGGGAATGCTCGGGTCCCTCGGTATCAAGTCCCCGGACTTCTACCAGGATCCGAACTGGGCGCTTTTCATGGTGACGATGACGTTCTTGTGGAAAAACCTCGGCTACGCCTTCGTCATCTATCTTGCTGCGTTGCAGGCCAAGCCTGCCGAGCTCTATGAGGCCGCCGAGATCGACCGGGCGAGTGGCTGGACGGTGTTTCGTAGGGTCACACTGCCGATGCTGCGGCCCACGACGTTCTTTCTGTCGATCACGGTGATGCTCAATTCGCTGCAGGTCTTCGACATCATCTACGTGATGACCCGCGGCGGACCGCAGGGCAACGGCACGACGACGATGGTGTTCCAGGTGTACCAGGAGACCTTCGTCAACTACCGCGCCGGCTACGGCGCCACCGTGGCCACGATCATGTTCCTCATCTTGCTGGTCATCACCGTGCTGCAGGTGCGCTCGATGGATCGGGGGAATACGAAGTGA
- a CDS encoding antitoxin codes for MGIFDKAKDFVQGNPDKVNDAVNKAGDAINDKTGGKYSDKIDAAKEKVDGALGDKGGDQGGQPQGGEPGQGGEPGQGGQPGQGGQPGQ; via the coding sequence ATGGGCATTTTCGATAAGGCCAAGGACTTCGTTCAGGGCAACCCCGACAAGGTCAACGACGCCGTCAACAAGGCCGGCGACGCAATCAACGACAAGACCGGTGGCAAGTACTCCGACAAGATCGATGCCGCCAAGGAAAAGGTCGACGGCGCGCTCGGCGACAAGGGCGGAGACCAGGGCGGCCAGCCGCAGGGCGGCGAGCCGGGCCAGGGCGGCGAGCCGGGCCAGGGCGGCCAGCCGGGCCAGGGTGGCCAGCCGGGTCAGTAA
- a CDS encoding TetR/AcrR family transcriptional regulator — translation MSSQGAVKASPRERLLSTATELFTTQGIRAVGIDRILKDSRVAKASLYNSYGSKDALVVAYLEHMHTADEEAWSKRTAPMDRPRDRILAFFDLVLASGSIPMGSPFIAAALEFPEPTTAGERAIRAAVDTHRQWVLDTITEQLRLMGLQDPDNIEEMALRLVVLLDGAVTAARMLDRVSSTMTARAMAEMTLRLVD, via the coding sequence GTGAGTTCCCAAGGTGCCGTAAAAGCCAGCCCGCGCGAGCGGCTGCTCTCCACTGCCACGGAGCTGTTCACCACCCAGGGGATCCGCGCGGTGGGGATCGACCGGATTCTCAAGGACTCTCGTGTCGCCAAGGCGTCGCTCTACAATTCCTACGGCTCCAAGGATGCGCTCGTCGTCGCCTACCTCGAGCACATGCACACTGCGGACGAGGAGGCCTGGTCCAAGCGCACGGCGCCGATGGACAGGCCGCGCGACCGCATCCTTGCGTTCTTCGATCTCGTCCTCGCTTCCGGGTCGATCCCCATGGGTTCGCCGTTCATCGCCGCGGCCCTCGAATTCCCGGAGCCCACCACCGCCGGCGAGCGCGCGATCCGCGCCGCCGTCGATACGCACCGTCAATGGGTGCTCGACACGATCACCGAGCAGCTGCGGCTCATGGGCCTGCAGGATCCGGACAACATCGAGGAGATGGCGCTGCGACTGGTCGTGCTGCTCGATGGCGCGGTGACGGCCGCGCGCATGCTCGACCGCGTGTCGTCGACGATGACCGCGCGCGCCATGGCCGAAATGACCCTCCGATTGGTCGACTAG
- a CDS encoding L,D-transpeptidase, which produces MLRRPLFARATTSATLVAAVLSSVALAPIAGAQSTAQLPGFNAGSLESTPVSLPGIESAPLPTPQVAGLDLPIFTVPIVAPARPAPEYGKVGIFPTDGETVGVAQPVMFTFDKPITDRAKAEATLGVRTAPAIAGKFYWISDTEVRWRPLEFYPPNTTVTVYAGGRQQSFRTGDAVVTTYDDNTKMMTTTRNGEVVREMRASAGQPQYATHNGTYYTGWRAREVQMDSSTWGLARDAGGYDVAVNDGVRLSYDGIFVHSAPWSVADQGVRNVSHGCINLSPEDARWFYENTRNGDPVIVKNTLGRQLGSFDGQGDWNY; this is translated from the coding sequence ATGCTTCGCCGTCCCCTATTCGCGCGCGCAACGACCTCGGCGACCCTGGTTGCCGCCGTTCTTTCCTCGGTGGCGCTTGCGCCTATCGCAGGAGCGCAGAGCACGGCCCAACTCCCCGGTTTCAACGCCGGTTCGCTCGAGTCGACCCCGGTGAGCCTGCCCGGCATCGAGTCCGCACCCCTGCCCACCCCGCAGGTTGCAGGGCTCGACCTGCCGATTTTCACGGTGCCGATCGTCGCGCCCGCTCGCCCCGCGCCTGAATACGGCAAGGTGGGCATCTTCCCGACCGACGGCGAGACCGTTGGCGTTGCACAGCCGGTGATGTTCACCTTCGACAAGCCGATCACCGACCGCGCGAAGGCGGAGGCGACGCTCGGGGTGCGGACCGCCCCGGCGATCGCCGGGAAGTTCTACTGGATCAGTGACACCGAGGTGCGCTGGCGGCCCCTCGAGTTCTACCCACCGAACACCACCGTCACCGTCTACGCGGGAGGGCGCCAGCAGTCCTTCAGAACTGGCGACGCCGTCGTCACCACCTATGACGACAACACCAAGATGATGACGACCACCCGCAATGGTGAAGTGGTTCGAGAGATGCGCGCATCAGCGGGCCAACCGCAGTACGCTACTCACAACGGCACGTACTACACGGGGTGGCGTGCGCGCGAGGTGCAGATGGATTCCTCCACGTGGGGGCTCGCGCGCGATGCAGGCGGCTACGACGTGGCGGTCAACGACGGCGTCCGCCTGTCCTACGACGGCATTTTCGTCCATTCCGCACCGTGGTCCGTTGCCGACCAAGGCGTGCGAAACGTCTCTCATGGCTGCATCAATCTGAGCCCCGAGGATGCGCGCTGGTTCTACGAAAACACCCGCAATGGCGATCCCGTGATCGTCAAGAACACGCTAGGCCGTCAGCTCGGCTCTTTTGATGGTCAAGGCGACTGGAATTACTAG
- a CDS encoding L,D-transpeptidase, with product MSSRSGFLRRAILLVAVSALGLGLAPAASAQLQVPDPATASAEMNLPSVETAPVPGAGILPFVPTYPVLGPTRPVPNYGNVGVFPSENEVVGVASPIHFFFDRPITDRRLAEQTIGIRTEPNVAGKFYWINDRELRWRPLNFWPERSAVTVWAAGRQHTFRTGDALIATYDDHTKKVTVTRSGQVVREMRASSGEAPRWSTYNGIYYTGQRGRAVRMNSALFGLRVEDGGYDSIVNDAVRLSYDGIYIHSAPWSIADQGVRNATHGCINVSPEDAAWYYNNSKNGDPFIVKNSVGRQFGAFDGQGDWNY from the coding sequence ATGTCCTCGCGTTCCGGCTTCCTGCGCCGCGCCATCCTCCTGGTCGCGGTGTCCGCCCTCGGACTCGGCCTCGCACCTGCCGCATCAGCACAACTGCAGGTGCCCGACCCCGCCACGGCCTCCGCCGAGATGAACCTACCCTCGGTCGAGACCGCCCCCGTCCCGGGAGCGGGAATCCTTCCGTTCGTGCCCACGTACCCGGTTCTCGGCCCGACACGACCGGTGCCCAATTACGGGAATGTGGGTGTGTTCCCGTCGGAGAACGAGGTTGTCGGCGTCGCTTCGCCGATCCATTTCTTCTTCGACCGCCCCATCACCGATCGCCGACTCGCCGAGCAGACCATTGGCATTCGCACCGAACCCAACGTGGCGGGCAAGTTCTACTGGATCAACGACCGAGAGCTGCGGTGGCGTCCATTGAACTTCTGGCCGGAGCGCTCGGCGGTAACGGTATGGGCCGCCGGTCGCCAGCACACTTTCCGCACCGGCGATGCCCTCATCGCCACCTACGACGACCACACCAAGAAGGTCACCGTAACGCGGAGCGGACAGGTCGTGCGCGAAATGCGCGCCTCATCCGGCGAAGCTCCCCGCTGGTCGACGTACAACGGTATCTACTACACGGGCCAGCGCGGCCGGGCGGTGCGCATGAACTCCGCGCTCTTCGGCCTGCGCGTCGAGGACGGGGGCTACGACTCGATCGTCAACGACGCCGTGCGCCTGTCCTACGACGGCATCTACATCCATTCCGCCCCGTGGTCGATCGCGGATCAGGGCGTCCGTAACGCGACCCATGGCTGCATCAACGTCAGCCCGGAGGACGCGGCCTGGTACTACAACAATTCGAAGAACGGCGACCCTTTCATCGTGAAGAACTCCGTGGGGCGCCAGTTCGGGGCGTTCGACGGCCAGGGCGACTGGAACTACTAG
- a CDS encoding universal stress protein yields MSTYQGAAVVGVDGSDVSKGAVAYAAKTAAGRGIKLHVVMAYSIPSTMFAEGMAPPQQLVDHFEKEAEPAVQEAMQIARDAAPELEITGAVAEGNPAQLFIEYSREAKMIVLGSRGLGALKGVVLGSVSAHVATNAFCPVIVTKADTVANINESGPVVVGVDGSDNSIRATEWAFSAAKARGTSVLAVHTWMDPEVQAAAAGVILSEDDLERLSGEQRTMLDDALGNLREQYPDVEVETLVTEDRATRVLVEKSRDAQLVVVGSHGRGTFTGMLLGSTSRSLLQASYCPVMVVRPQACSSE; encoded by the coding sequence ATGAGTACATACCAAGGTGCTGCAGTTGTTGGTGTCGATGGTTCGGACGTGTCCAAGGGGGCCGTGGCGTACGCCGCGAAGACCGCCGCGGGCAGGGGGATCAAGCTCCACGTGGTGATGGCCTATTCGATCCCTTCGACCATGTTCGCGGAGGGCATGGCCCCGCCGCAGCAGCTCGTGGACCATTTCGAGAAGGAAGCCGAACCGGCCGTGCAGGAAGCGATGCAGATCGCCCGCGACGCCGCTCCCGAACTCGAGATCACCGGCGCCGTCGCAGAGGGCAACCCGGCGCAGCTCTTCATCGAATACTCACGCGAGGCGAAGATGATCGTGCTCGGCTCCCGTGGGCTCGGCGCACTCAAGGGCGTCGTACTCGGCTCCGTGTCCGCGCACGTCGCGACCAACGCGTTCTGCCCGGTCATCGTGACGAAGGCCGACACCGTCGCCAACATCAACGAGTCCGGCCCGGTCGTAGTCGGCGTCGACGGCTCGGACAACTCGATCCGCGCCACCGAATGGGCGTTTTCCGCAGCAAAGGCGCGGGGCACCTCCGTTCTCGCGGTCCACACCTGGATGGACCCGGAGGTCCAGGCCGCTGCCGCGGGAGTGATCCTCTCCGAGGACGACCTCGAACGACTCTCGGGCGAGCAGCGCACAATGCTCGACGACGCCCTCGGGAACCTGCGCGAGCAGTACCCGGATGTCGAGGTGGAAACCCTCGTCACCGAGGATCGCGCGACCCGCGTGCTCGTGGAGAAATCGCGCGATGCCCAACTCGTGGTCGTCGGCTCCCACGGCCGCGGCACGTTCACCGGCATGCTGCTCGGCTCGACCAGTCGCTCGCTACTCCAGGCCTCGTATTGCCCGGTCATGGTCGTGCGCCCGCAGGCGTGCTCGAGTGAGTAG